From Chitinophagales bacterium, the proteins below share one genomic window:
- a CDS encoding dehydrogenase: MIYRSRAPLRIGLAGGGTDVSPYSEQYGGAILNATISLFAYATIEPLNNGKIILHAIDKNEIAEYDITDELPIDGSLILAKGIYNRIVKDFTHYPMSFRLSTYVDAPAGSGLGTSSTLMVAIIGAFTEWLKLPLGEYDMAHLAYEIERTDLAMAGGKQDQYAATFGGFNFMEFYGNDKVIVNPLRIKDNYLNEMQLNLLLYYTGTSRLSSKIIEMQSGNIAQKKSKSIDAMHKLKEQAVQMKEAVLRGNLHEIGEILNFGWQFKKQTADGISSPMIDEIYDAALAAGASGGKISGAGGGGFMFFYCPGHTRYAVLDRLHQYGGEFRRFQFTKNGVTTWTAR; this comes from the coding sequence AGAAGCAGAGCACCACTGCGGATAGGACTAGCAGGCGGGGGAACGGATGTAAGTCCATATTCAGAACAATATGGCGGGGCAATATTGAATGCAACCATCAGCTTATTTGCTTATGCCACTATTGAACCTCTCAACAATGGTAAAATAATTCTGCATGCTATAGATAAAAATGAAATTGCAGAATATGATATAACTGATGAACTCCCAATTGATGGAAGCTTAATATTGGCTAAAGGGATTTATAATCGTATCGTAAAGGATTTTACTCATTATCCAATGAGTTTTCGCCTTTCAACGTATGTAGATGCACCGGCCGGATCGGGATTAGGAACCTCATCTACGTTAATGGTTGCAATCATTGGAGCATTTACAGAATGGCTGAAGCTACCCTTGGGTGAATATGATATGGCCCATCTGGCGTATGAAATTGAGCGAACAGATCTTGCCATGGCGGGTGGAAAACAGGATCAGTATGCTGCAACATTTGGTGGATTTAACTTTATGGAATTCTATGGAAATGATAAGGTAATAGTAAACCCGCTGCGAATAAAAGACAATTACCTGAATGAGATGCAGTTAAACCTCCTTTTATACTATACCGGTACCAGCCGCTTGTCGTCTAAAATCATAGAGATGCAAAGCGGAAATATTGCTCAGAAAAAATCAAAATCAATTGATGCAATGCACAAGCTGAAGGAACAGGCAGTTCAGATGAAAGAAGCGGTGTTACGTGGAAACCTTCACGAGATTGGGGAAATCCTGAATTTTGGCTGGCAATTTAAAAAACAAACTGCTGATGGAATTTCAAGCCCTATGATTGATGAAATCTATGATGCAGCATTAGCTGCCGGGGCTAGCGGCGGCAAAATTTCCGGCGCTGGCGGCGGAGGTTTTATGTTCTTTTATTGTCCCGGTCATACAAGATATGCAGTGCTTGACCGCTTGCATCAGTATGGAGGCGAGTTCAGAAGATTTCAATTCACAAAGAATGGAGTTACTACATGGACAGCACGCTAG